The following are encoded together in the Myxococcus virescens genome:
- a CDS encoding S28 family serine protease, whose product MRSGLKRNWAGFAVGGLLGAWVLGCGGSTTEGLESLEQGTAPPASVSVDLSSVDLRTRLESIAGLTVLTDVEVNGFRFFTMDYEQPVDHLRPWGTRFQQRVTLMHRSETAPMVLDTEGTAIFEEPIPAEPTDLLQGNQLTVEHRFYGASKPADMDWRKLTMWQAAADAHRLVEAFKPLYGGRWLSTGVFKGGTAALAHRFYFPNDVHATVTYSAQHNRGLHDARHGRFILTKVGDAACRQQLASLQYAALTRRDELLPFMDGYDAQGFTFNTLGKDRAFEFAVIEVPFIFWQYYGMAGTCEGLPSPEASAEELFAFFSYVSTLEFTFSDQALEESAPLYYQGATQLGGPGYPEVHLRPLLRYAGEHLPTRFPPTGVRKQYEPWTVGLLEAWTRFEAKRVLLVYGDLSPWSASAFSTTTGNDAYRVIADDSIGFFGTLSALPEPQRSFLLGRLSEWADAPVQLPTGMDALRRRESSDARMKAYRAR is encoded by the coding sequence ATGCGAAGCGGGCTGAAGCGGAACTGGGCGGGGTTCGCGGTGGGCGGCCTGCTCGGCGCATGGGTGCTCGGCTGTGGCGGCTCGACGACGGAGGGCCTGGAGTCGCTGGAGCAGGGGACCGCGCCGCCCGCGTCCGTCTCCGTGGACCTGTCGAGCGTGGACCTCCGCACCCGGCTGGAGTCCATCGCCGGCCTCACGGTGCTGACCGACGTCGAGGTCAACGGCTTCCGCTTCTTCACGATGGACTACGAGCAGCCCGTGGACCACCTGCGTCCCTGGGGCACGCGCTTCCAGCAGCGGGTGACGCTGATGCACCGCTCGGAGACGGCGCCCATGGTGCTGGACACGGAAGGCACCGCCATCTTCGAGGAGCCCATCCCCGCCGAGCCCACGGACCTGCTCCAGGGCAACCAGCTCACCGTGGAGCACCGCTTCTACGGCGCGTCCAAGCCAGCCGACATGGACTGGCGGAAGCTGACGATGTGGCAGGCGGCCGCGGATGCCCACCGGCTCGTCGAGGCCTTCAAGCCGCTGTACGGCGGGCGCTGGCTGTCCACCGGCGTCTTCAAGGGCGGCACCGCCGCCCTGGCCCACCGCTTCTATTTCCCGAACGACGTCCACGCCACGGTGACCTATTCGGCGCAGCACAACCGGGGCCTCCATGACGCGCGCCACGGGCGCTTCATCCTCACCAAGGTGGGCGACGCGGCCTGCCGCCAGCAGCTCGCCTCCCTCCAGTACGCCGCGCTGACCCGCCGCGACGAGCTGCTGCCCTTCATGGATGGCTACGACGCCCAGGGCTTCACCTTCAACACGCTGGGGAAGGACCGCGCCTTCGAGTTCGCCGTCATCGAGGTGCCCTTCATCTTCTGGCAGTACTACGGCATGGCGGGGACGTGTGAAGGGCTGCCCTCGCCGGAGGCGAGCGCGGAGGAGCTCTTCGCCTTCTTCAGCTACGTCTCCACGCTGGAGTTCACCTTCTCCGACCAGGCGCTGGAGGAGTCGGCGCCGCTCTACTACCAGGGCGCCACGCAGCTGGGCGGCCCGGGGTACCCGGAGGTTCACCTGCGGCCGTTGCTGCGCTACGCCGGTGAGCACCTCCCCACGCGCTTCCCGCCCACGGGCGTGCGCAAGCAGTACGAGCCGTGGACCGTGGGCCTGCTGGAGGCGTGGACCCGCTTCGAGGCCAAGCGGGTGCTGCTCGTCTATGGAGACCTGAGCCCCTGGTCCGCCAGCGCCTTCAGCACCACGACGGGCAACGACGCGTACCGCGTCATCGCTGATGACAGCATCGGCTTCTTCGGCACGCTGAGCGCGCTGCCGGAGCCGCAGCGGAGCTTCCTGCTCGGGCGCCTGTCGGAGTGGGCGGACGCCCCGGTGCAGCTCCCGACGGGGATGGATGCCCTGCGGCGCCGCGAGTCGAGCGACGCGCGCATGAAGGCCTACCGCGCCCGGTAG
- a CDS encoding transcriptional regulator, protein MARGSKAKYTAKQKRMAEHIEEGYEKRGVSDETAESRAWATVNKLTGGGMKKGGPGSKAKVARSRPLARKNARKAGRKGGKATAAKRAGTRRRATTSRTRKPAARATRSGSKSTAARSTAARRATARRTTTAKRPASKSRSGTRRGTSSRGSRSRTRT, encoded by the coding sequence ATGGCACGAGGAAGCAAGGCGAAGTACACGGCGAAGCAGAAGCGGATGGCCGAGCACATCGAAGAGGGCTACGAGAAGCGCGGCGTCTCCGACGAGACGGCCGAGTCCCGGGCCTGGGCTACCGTGAACAAGCTCACGGGCGGCGGGATGAAGAAGGGCGGCCCGGGCAGCAAGGCCAAGGTCGCGCGCAGCCGTCCCCTGGCGCGGAAGAACGCGCGCAAGGCGGGCCGCAAGGGAGGCAAGGCCACCGCCGCGAAGCGCGCCGGCACCCGTCGCCGCGCCACCACCAGCCGCACGCGCAAGCCCGCTGCTCGAGCCACGCGTTCGGGTTCCAAGTCCACCGCCGCCCGGAGCACCGCGGCCCGTCGCGCCACAGCCCGTCGCACCACCACCGCGAAGCGGCCTGCTTCCAAGTCCCGGAGCGGCACGCGTCGCGGAACCAGCAGCCGCGGCTCGCGCAGCCGCACCCGCACCTAG
- a CDS encoding lipid kinase codes for MRAQIGGRHERGGTLEPALIKPPCRPVLDDGPAVLVVNTRSRSGREAFETARETLVARGVSIVECHALSRADRLNAVVERMVARGTRRLIVGGGDGTLSRAVVRLLGRDVTLGVLPLGTGNDFARSLGIPPDIEAACDVIAQGYMARVDVGLANGRPFLNAASLGLATGIAKRLTKRLKQRAGKLAYPVAAAAEVKDLRPFHIRLKADDQELALDVLQLVVGNGLYHGAGNMVAPDARLDDRRLDIYAIAAPSAASGHEGTGLGQLQDIATLMRVALSLRSGEHVEHPAVTALRAARLYVEADPVQEVNADGELVGKTPMRFEVAPAALRVYAPAPS; via the coding sequence GTGCGTGCACAGATTGGCGGGCGACACGAAAGAGGAGGCACCCTGGAACCCGCCCTCATCAAGCCCCCATGCAGGCCCGTCCTGGATGACGGCCCCGCGGTGTTGGTGGTGAATACGCGCTCGCGTTCCGGGCGTGAGGCCTTCGAGACCGCCAGGGAAACACTCGTGGCGCGGGGCGTCTCCATCGTCGAATGCCACGCGCTGTCCCGAGCGGATCGGTTGAACGCGGTGGTGGAGCGGATGGTGGCGCGGGGCACCCGCCGCCTCATCGTGGGAGGAGGCGACGGCACCCTGAGCCGCGCGGTGGTCCGGCTGCTGGGCCGCGACGTGACGCTGGGTGTCCTCCCGCTGGGTACTGGCAACGACTTCGCGCGCTCGCTGGGAATCCCGCCCGACATCGAGGCCGCCTGTGACGTCATCGCCCAGGGCTACATGGCCCGCGTGGACGTGGGCCTGGCCAATGGGCGCCCCTTCCTCAACGCGGCCAGCCTGGGACTGGCCACCGGCATCGCCAAGCGGCTGACGAAGCGGCTGAAGCAGCGCGCGGGCAAGCTGGCCTACCCCGTGGCGGCCGCGGCGGAGGTGAAGGACCTGCGCCCCTTCCACATCCGGCTGAAGGCGGATGACCAGGAGCTGGCGCTGGACGTGCTCCAGTTGGTGGTGGGCAACGGCCTCTACCACGGCGCCGGGAACATGGTGGCGCCCGACGCCCGGCTGGATGATCGGCGGCTGGACATCTACGCCATCGCCGCGCCCTCCGCCGCGTCGGGGCACGAAGGGACCGGCCTGGGCCAGCTCCAGGACATCGCCACGTTGATGCGGGTGGCCCTGTCCCTGCGCTCGGGCGAGCACGTGGAGCACCCCGCCGTCACCGCCCTGCGCGCCGCGCGGCTCTACGTGGAGGCCGACCCCGTCCAGGAGGTGAACGCGGACGGCGAGCTCGTGGGCAAGACGCCCATGCGCTTCGAGGTGGCCCCCGCGGCCCTGCGCGTCTACGCGCCCGCGCCCTCCTGA
- a CDS encoding ATP-dependent DNA helicase, which yields MSLSVSTPPSVDSLLGPGGALEVALPAYEHRPEQLQMARAVERAFAEHSYLLAEAGTGTGKTLAYLVPALLSGRRVVVSTATKTLQDQIFFKDLPLMREKMGLRFEAAYLKGRSNYLCLHRYDAFSKEPQFGSREESRYWPKLKAWAEETDTGDRSELDLPESFSAWSRLSTTSETCVGTRCPQYETCFVTRMRKRAEQADLLVVNHHLFFADLALRSSGKRTEGVLPWYEAVIFDEAHALEDAASGHFGCSVSNYRLEELARDAVASLKEDDARHAMLRALAARLRAGADALFAQAPRALGLSGHEASVALRAEVMAKLSTPLEGVRDALAALSAFTVGEREPELAAITRRSDEMEEQLSFLEKAESSDHVYWAEQRGKGLFLRASPIDVAKELRERMYGALDTVVYTSATLAADSRFDFFANRMGLYGEDGHPVTRVRTLAVPSPFDYPSQAALYLPTHLPDPSAPGFIEEAAEEIERLCEVTGGRAFVLFTSLRNMVRAYELVAPRLPYQSLLQGERPKQQLLEAFRETPSVLFAAHSFWEGVDVPGDALSLVIIDRLPFASPGDPLVAARINQLQQRGEEPFEQYQLPHAALALRQGFGRLIRTQSDRGIVAMLDRRIVTKAYGRVFLDSLPPARRMEDVVSLSRWFNGPVRPVRTIR from the coding sequence ATGTCGCTCTCCGTCTCCACCCCTCCGTCCGTCGACAGCCTGCTCGGTCCGGGAGGCGCGCTCGAGGTCGCGCTGCCCGCGTACGAGCACCGCCCGGAGCAGCTTCAGATGGCGCGCGCCGTGGAGCGGGCCTTCGCCGAGCACAGCTACCTGCTGGCCGAGGCGGGGACCGGCACGGGCAAGACGCTTGCCTACCTGGTGCCCGCGCTGCTGTCGGGACGCCGGGTGGTCGTGTCCACGGCCACGAAGACCTTGCAGGACCAGATTTTCTTCAAGGACCTGCCGCTGATGCGGGAGAAGATGGGCCTGCGCTTCGAGGCCGCGTACCTCAAGGGCCGCAGCAACTACCTCTGCCTGCACCGCTATGACGCCTTCTCCAAGGAGCCGCAGTTCGGCTCGCGCGAGGAGTCGCGCTACTGGCCCAAGCTGAAGGCGTGGGCGGAGGAGACGGACACCGGCGACCGCAGCGAGCTGGACCTGCCCGAGTCCTTCAGCGCCTGGTCGCGCCTGTCCACGACGTCCGAGACGTGCGTGGGCACCCGGTGCCCGCAGTACGAGACGTGCTTCGTCACGCGCATGCGCAAGCGCGCGGAGCAGGCGGACCTGCTGGTGGTCAACCACCACCTCTTCTTCGCGGACCTGGCGCTGCGCAGCTCCGGCAAGCGCACCGAGGGCGTGCTGCCCTGGTATGAGGCCGTCATCTTCGACGAGGCCCATGCGCTGGAAGACGCGGCCAGCGGCCACTTCGGTTGCAGCGTGTCCAACTACCGGCTGGAGGAGCTGGCGCGGGACGCGGTGGCGTCGCTGAAGGAGGACGACGCCCGCCACGCCATGCTGCGCGCGCTGGCGGCCCGGTTGCGCGCGGGGGCGGATGCGCTCTTCGCGCAGGCGCCCCGGGCGCTGGGGCTGTCCGGCCACGAGGCCTCCGTGGCGCTGCGCGCGGAGGTCATGGCGAAGCTGTCCACGCCGCTGGAGGGCGTGCGGGACGCGCTGGCCGCGTTGTCCGCCTTCACGGTGGGCGAGCGCGAGCCGGAGCTGGCCGCCATCACCCGTCGCTCGGACGAGATGGAGGAGCAGCTCTCCTTCCTGGAGAAGGCCGAGTCCTCGGACCACGTCTACTGGGCGGAGCAGCGAGGCAAGGGCCTCTTCCTGCGCGCCAGCCCCATCGACGTGGCGAAGGAGCTGCGCGAGCGGATGTACGGCGCGCTGGACACGGTGGTGTACACGTCCGCGACGCTGGCGGCCGACAGCCGCTTCGACTTCTTCGCCAACCGCATGGGCCTGTACGGCGAGGACGGCCACCCGGTGACGCGCGTGCGGACGCTGGCGGTGCCCAGCCCCTTCGACTACCCGTCGCAGGCGGCGCTGTACCTGCCCACGCACCTGCCGGACCCGTCCGCGCCGGGCTTCATCGAGGAGGCGGCGGAGGAGATTGAGCGCCTCTGCGAAGTCACGGGTGGGCGCGCCTTCGTGCTCTTCACGTCCCTGCGCAACATGGTGCGGGCCTATGAGCTGGTGGCGCCCCGGTTGCCCTATCAGTCGCTGCTGCAAGGCGAGCGCCCCAAGCAGCAGCTGCTGGAGGCCTTCCGCGAGACGCCGAGCGTCCTCTTCGCGGCGCACAGCTTCTGGGAGGGCGTCGACGTGCCGGGCGACGCGCTGAGCCTGGTCATCATCGACCGGCTGCCCTTCGCGTCGCCAGGAGACCCGCTGGTGGCCGCGCGCATCAATCAGCTCCAGCAGCGAGGCGAGGAGCCCTTCGAGCAGTACCAGCTCCCGCACGCGGCGCTGGCGCTGCGGCAGGGCTTCGGCCGGCTCATCCGCACGCAGTCGGACCGGGGCATCGTGGCGATGCTGGACCGGCGCATCGTGACGAAGGCGTATGGCCGGGTGTTCCTCGACAGCCTGCCGCCCGCGCGCCGCATGGAGGACGTGGTGTCGCTGAGCCGCTGGTTCAACGGCCCGGTGCGGCCGGTGCGAACCATCCGCTGA
- the map gene encoding type I methionyl aminopeptidase, whose protein sequence is MSIPLFKGTDVERLRRASQAAAGTLAFVASKLTPGVTTADIDQWVREDTARRGGKPSQLGFKGYPATVCTSRNHIVCHGIPNAGEQLVRGDIINVDVTTCLDGFHGDTSATFLIGEVSEDARRIVDVARRCRDAGIAVVRHGARLGDIGAAIEELAKKEGCSVVEEFGGHGIGHQMHGPPTVPHTGKRGSGIKLRSGMVLTVEPMVNLGRPDIRILADGWTVVTEDGSLSAQFEHTILVTPDGCEVLTQPELALSLEIAC, encoded by the coding sequence ATGAGCATTCCCTTGTTCAAGGGCACGGACGTCGAACGTCTGCGCCGAGCGAGTCAGGCCGCCGCCGGTACGCTGGCTTTCGTTGCCTCGAAGCTGACCCCCGGTGTCACCACGGCGGACATCGACCAGTGGGTTCGCGAGGACACGGCGCGCCGGGGTGGCAAGCCCAGTCAGTTGGGGTTCAAGGGCTACCCGGCCACCGTCTGTACCAGCCGCAACCACATCGTCTGTCACGGCATCCCGAACGCAGGCGAGCAGCTGGTCCGAGGGGACATCATCAACGTGGACGTGACGACGTGCCTGGACGGCTTCCACGGGGACACCTCCGCGACCTTCCTCATTGGCGAGGTGTCCGAAGACGCCCGTCGCATCGTGGACGTGGCGCGCCGGTGCCGTGACGCGGGCATCGCCGTCGTCCGCCATGGCGCGCGGCTGGGGGACATCGGCGCGGCCATCGAGGAGCTGGCGAAGAAGGAGGGCTGCAGCGTGGTGGAGGAGTTCGGCGGGCATGGCATCGGCCACCAGATGCATGGGCCGCCCACTGTGCCCCACACCGGCAAGCGAGGCTCGGGCATCAAGCTGCGCTCGGGCATGGTCCTCACCGTGGAGCCCATGGTGAATCTGGGACGGCCGGACATTCGCATCCTGGCCGACGGTTGGACGGTGGTGACGGAGGACGGCAGCCTGTCCGCGCAGTTCGAGCACACCATCCTGGTGACCCCTGACGGCTGTGAGGTGCTCACCCAGCCCGAGCTTGCCCTTTCGCTCGAAATCGCCTGCTGA
- a CDS encoding LysR family transcriptional regulator, with amino-acid sequence MSLTHIQSFVAVAEECNVGRAARRLHLTQPPLSRHIQALEDELGARLFERTRGGMRLLPAGEAFLRHARRILAEVDAAVLTVRDVAGNRAGG; translated from the coding sequence GTGAGCCTTACGCACATCCAGTCCTTCGTCGCCGTTGCCGAGGAGTGCAACGTGGGCCGGGCCGCGCGTCGCCTGCACCTGACGCAGCCGCCGCTCAGCCGTCACATCCAGGCGCTCGAGGACGAACTCGGAGCGCGCCTCTTCGAGCGGACCCGGGGTGGCATGCGCCTGCTCCCCGCGGGCGAAGCCTTCCTGCGGCACGCGCGTCGCATCCTGGCGGAGGTGGACGCCGCCGTGCTCACCGTGCGGGACGTAGCGGGCAACCGCGCCGGCGGATGA
- a CDS encoding site-2 protease family protein yields MDTVSAARPAPRYWVHLLLLVLTVGTTFTSYLLYFHFQRPYSLGEVSPEAAFRALAFSLSLLAILGTHEMGHYVLARWHRVETSLPYFIPLPVLGVGTLGAVIRIRDRIPNRNALVDIGAAGPLAGLAVALPILFWGLAHSTVVDAPDIPSTLFPGDGSLWAIGRDVFTWVMDRVTNAPPAPETPFNGVQTLFGDSLLMQGLTRLALGPLPEGKDILVHPVVIAGWFGLLVTLLNLMPVGQLDGGHLAYALWGRRAHWVGRAVALVLLVLTLFVTASWGLWLLVTSKLVGFGHPEVVEPQQPLSPLRKWICALCLLALIGCAMPIPLRQVMT; encoded by the coding sequence ATGGACACCGTCTCCGCTGCCCGCCCCGCGCCGCGTTACTGGGTGCACCTGTTGCTCCTGGTGCTGACGGTAGGGACCACCTTCACCTCGTACCTGCTCTACTTCCATTTCCAGCGGCCCTACTCACTGGGAGAGGTGTCCCCCGAAGCGGCCTTCCGCGCGCTGGCCTTCAGCCTGTCGCTGCTGGCCATCCTGGGGACCCACGAGATGGGGCACTACGTGTTGGCGCGCTGGCACCGGGTTGAAACATCCCTGCCCTATTTCATCCCGCTGCCGGTGCTCGGCGTGGGCACGCTGGGCGCCGTCATCCGCATTCGCGACCGCATCCCGAACCGCAACGCCCTGGTGGACATTGGCGCGGCGGGACCGCTCGCGGGGTTGGCGGTGGCCCTGCCCATCCTCTTCTGGGGGCTGGCTCACTCCACCGTGGTGGATGCGCCGGACATCCCGTCCACCCTCTTTCCAGGGGACGGCTCGCTGTGGGCCATTGGCCGGGACGTCTTCACCTGGGTGATGGACCGCGTCACCAACGCGCCGCCCGCGCCGGAGACGCCTTTCAACGGCGTGCAGACGCTCTTCGGCGACAGCCTGTTGATGCAGGGCCTGACGCGCCTGGCCCTGGGGCCGCTTCCGGAGGGCAAGGACATCCTGGTCCATCCGGTGGTCATCGCTGGCTGGTTCGGGCTGCTCGTCACGCTGCTGAACCTGATGCCCGTGGGGCAGCTCGACGGCGGGCACCTGGCCTATGCGCTGTGGGGCCGGCGCGCGCACTGGGTGGGCCGCGCGGTGGCGTTGGTGCTGTTGGTTCTCACCCTTTTCGTCACCGCGTCCTGGGGCTTGTGGCTGCTGGTGACGAGCAAGCTGGTAGGCTTCGGCCATCCCGAGGTGGTGGAACCCCAGCAACCGCTCAGTCCGCTGAGGAAGTGGATCTGCGCGCTGTGCCTGCTGGCACTCATCGGCTGCGCCATGCCCATTCCCCTGCGCCAGGTGATGACATGA
- a CDS encoding TonB-dependent receptor: MTQPGLERAFSIGRTVATFCGAIRPTTWNRGVGLLERASMPDLLVTHRSPHVRRIRVLAPLLWALASSTVMAAPAPEAQEVPDTNGQPPTDAPTRERTEAEDADAGRTVVTGSRRPRPARDVPATITVLPRPEIDRSPTLTQDSLVRTVPSAATFRRTPSLVSDPTAQGLNLRGLAPSGVARSLVLLDGIPVNDPFGGWIFWRSLPRLGLERIEVVPSGGSALYGSGALGGVVQLVSRDITGTQLDADATYGNAHTGMLAARGVQMWGPVRASLEAELLDSDGYPIVSAAQRGAIDADTPSSHAVLNGRVEVDATDALTLSARAGLFREDQNGGTRLTTARVELAHFGAGARLRTADGGTFTLDLFGRVQRFEQDRARIPQDRSSEALAASQDVPANDQGASLVWTGPSWTALGTHVLTAGLDARRMTGTSREQLFPPAPSETALRLRDTGGTQLSGGVFIEDLYTPSPALELSAALRMDVWRNQDGEQRLERANGAVATTRFDDRTEQQLSPRLGLRVRPLEGLTLRASAYRAFRAPTLNELYRPFQVGTLLTAANAHLGAERLWGAEAGVEAESSSRGLTTRVTGFWNVLDDPITNVTLEQPLPDGSTRQRENLGQARVRGVEASVDWRLARQWTALLAYTFVDPVVTRSPGQPGLVGKQLAQDPRHRGTAILTFHDPDIVTATVQLRVTGAQFEDDLNERPMGGYAVVDVSASRRLFWKLHVFGAVENLFDREYLAGRAGVDTLGPPLLARIGLRLRDAP; the protein is encoded by the coding sequence ATGACGCAGCCGGGTTTGGAGCGTGCGTTCAGCATCGGACGGACAGTCGCCACCTTCTGCGGGGCCATCCGCCCGACGACCTGGAACCGGGGCGTCGGGCTGCTAGAGCGGGCATCGATGCCCGACCTCCTCGTGACTCATCGGAGTCCTCACGTGCGCCGCATCCGGGTGCTCGCGCCCCTGCTCTGGGCCCTCGCCTCCTCCACGGTGATGGCGGCGCCTGCGCCTGAGGCCCAGGAGGTTCCCGACACGAACGGGCAGCCGCCAACGGATGCGCCCACGCGGGAGCGGACGGAGGCAGAGGATGCGGACGCTGGGCGGACCGTCGTCACGGGCTCGCGCCGCCCCCGGCCGGCGAGGGACGTGCCCGCCACCATCACGGTCCTCCCCCGCCCGGAAATCGACCGGAGCCCCACGCTGACGCAGGACTCGCTGGTCCGCACCGTGCCCTCCGCCGCCACCTTCCGCCGCACGCCCAGCCTCGTCTCCGACCCGACGGCGCAGGGACTCAACCTGCGCGGGCTCGCGCCTTCGGGCGTGGCGCGCAGCCTCGTGCTGCTCGACGGCATCCCCGTCAACGACCCGTTTGGTGGCTGGATTTTCTGGCGCTCGCTGCCACGCCTCGGACTCGAGCGCATCGAGGTCGTCCCCAGCGGCGGCTCCGCGCTCTACGGCAGCGGCGCGCTCGGCGGCGTCGTGCAGCTCGTGTCACGCGACATCACCGGAACGCAGCTCGACGCGGATGCCACCTATGGCAACGCGCATACGGGCATGCTCGCGGCACGCGGGGTGCAGATGTGGGGTCCCGTCCGCGCCTCGCTGGAGGCAGAGCTGCTCGACAGCGACGGCTACCCCATCGTCAGCGCCGCCCAGCGCGGCGCCATCGACGCGGACACGCCCAGCAGCCATGCCGTCCTCAACGGGCGCGTCGAAGTGGATGCCACCGATGCGCTCACCCTCTCCGCCCGCGCTGGCCTGTTCCGCGAGGACCAGAACGGCGGCACCCGGCTCACCACCGCGCGCGTGGAGCTGGCGCACTTCGGCGCGGGGGCACGGCTGCGCACCGCGGACGGCGGCACCTTCACGCTGGACCTCTTCGGCCGCGTGCAGCGCTTCGAACAGGACCGCGCGCGCATCCCCCAGGACCGCTCTTCCGAGGCGCTGGCCGCCAGCCAGGATGTGCCCGCCAACGACCAGGGCGCGTCCCTCGTCTGGACCGGCCCGTCCTGGACGGCCCTGGGCACGCACGTCCTCACCGCGGGCCTGGACGCGCGCCGCATGACGGGCACGTCCCGGGAGCAGCTCTTCCCGCCCGCGCCCTCGGAGACCGCCCTCCGCCTGCGCGACACCGGAGGCACCCAATTGTCCGGCGGTGTCTTCATCGAGGACCTCTACACACCCTCGCCCGCCTTGGAGCTCAGCGCCGCGCTCCGGATGGACGTGTGGCGCAACCAGGACGGTGAGCAGCGTCTGGAGCGCGCCAACGGCGCGGTGGCCACCACGCGCTTCGACGACCGCACCGAGCAGCAGCTCAGCCCACGGTTGGGCCTGCGAGTGCGTCCGCTGGAGGGGCTCACCCTGCGCGCCTCCGCCTACCGTGCGTTCCGCGCCCCCACGCTCAACGAGCTGTACCGCCCCTTCCAGGTGGGCACCCTCCTCACCGCCGCCAACGCCCACCTGGGCGCGGAGCGACTGTGGGGCGCCGAGGCCGGCGTGGAAGCCGAGTCCTCCTCGCGGGGCCTCACCACGCGCGTGACGGGCTTCTGGAACGTGCTCGACGACCCCATCACCAACGTCACGTTGGAGCAGCCGCTTCCGGATGGCTCCACGCGACAGCGGGAGAACCTGGGACAGGCGCGGGTGCGCGGCGTGGAGGCGAGCGTGGACTGGAGGCTGGCACGCCAGTGGACGGCGCTGCTCGCGTACACCTTCGTGGACCCTGTCGTGACGCGCTCGCCCGGACAGCCCGGGCTGGTGGGCAAGCAGCTCGCCCAGGACCCACGACACCGGGGCACCGCCATCCTCACCTTCCACGACCCCGACATCGTGACGGCCACGGTGCAGCTTCGCGTGACGGGCGCGCAGTTCGAGGACGACCTCAACGAGCGCCCCATGGGCGGCTACGCCGTGGTGGACGTGTCCGCCAGCCGCCGCCTCTTCTGGAAGCTGCACGTCTTCGGCGCGGTGGAGAACCTCTTCGACCGCGAGTACCTCGCGGGCCGCGCCGGAGTGGACACGCTGGGCCCGCCCCTGCTGGCGCGCATCGGCCTGCGGCTGCGCGACGCGCCCTGA
- a CDS encoding DUF2231 domain-containing protein codes for MKKEMLLYELHPALVHMPLALLPTAAVADLISVTTGDGAWARVARRIWVAGSIGGLLAGVSGLAASQEVRLETPRARDMTFLHGVGNASVLLGALGVTVWRLRREPTAATVALGLGACGLALCTATLGGKMVYELGVGQPASMRDANAPALLSRDAPLLLVRDALRGVQWLVTRAREVLAGGRPLAKGAAGTAPEDESLTLSSPVAVFHGPGRPMPQA; via the coding sequence ATGAAGAAGGAGATGCTGTTGTATGAACTGCACCCGGCACTGGTGCACATGCCACTGGCCTTGCTTCCCACGGCGGCCGTGGCGGACCTCATCTCGGTGACGACGGGCGACGGCGCCTGGGCCCGGGTGGCACGCCGCATCTGGGTGGCTGGCTCCATTGGTGGCCTGCTCGCGGGCGTGTCGGGACTGGCGGCCAGCCAGGAGGTCCGGCTGGAGACGCCGCGTGCCCGGGACATGACGTTCCTGCATGGCGTGGGCAACGCCTCCGTGCTGCTCGGCGCCTTGGGGGTGACGGTGTGGCGGCTGCGGCGCGAGCCCACCGCGGCCACCGTGGCGCTGGGGCTGGGCGCCTGTGGGCTGGCGCTCTGCACGGCGACGCTCGGCGGAAAGATGGTCTACGAGCTGGGCGTGGGACAACCCGCTTCAATGCGCGATGCGAACGCCCCCGCATTGCTGTCACGAGACGCGCCGCTGCTGCTGGTGCGTGACGCGCTTCGTGGAGTGCAGTGGCTGGTGACGCGTGCGCGGGAGGTGCTCGCCGGTGGGCGTCCGCTCGCGAAGGGCGCCGCGGGCACGGCGCCTGAGGACGAGTCGCTCACGTTGTCCTCGCCCGTCGCCGTGTTCCACGGCCCGGGCCGTCCCATGCCTCAGGCGTAG
- a CDS encoding HAD family hydrolase, translated as MVENVIFDVDGTLVDSVDEHAEAWRRAFLHFGRDIPFAHVRSQIGKGADQIIPVFFNDEEVERFGKELDEYRGKLFLDEFLPKVRPFPRVRELFQRLRAGGIRIVLASSAKEQELKHYVKLCGIEGLFETKTSADEVDKSKPHPDIFEAALARLGKPPADVTVVVGDTPYDALAANKSSLASVGVLAGGFPPDDLRAAGCRTLVKDPAALLARYEASRREWPWNESGTSPVAKDDERR; from the coding sequence ATGGTGGAAAACGTCATCTTCGACGTGGATGGAACCCTGGTGGATTCGGTGGACGAGCACGCCGAGGCATGGCGGCGCGCCTTCCTTCACTTCGGCCGGGACATCCCGTTCGCGCACGTGCGCAGCCAGATTGGCAAGGGCGCCGACCAGATCATCCCCGTCTTCTTCAATGACGAGGAAGTGGAGCGCTTCGGCAAGGAGCTGGACGAATACCGCGGCAAGCTGTTCCTGGACGAGTTCCTGCCGAAGGTGCGTCCCTTCCCCCGGGTACGGGAGCTCTTCCAGCGGCTGCGCGCGGGCGGCATCCGCATCGTGCTGGCCTCCAGCGCGAAAGAGCAGGAGCTGAAGCACTACGTGAAGCTGTGCGGCATCGAAGGCCTGTTCGAGACGAAGACGAGCGCGGACGAGGTGGACAAGAGCAAGCCCCACCCGGACATCTTCGAGGCCGCCCTGGCGCGGCTGGGCAAGCCTCCTGCGGACGTGACGGTCGTCGTGGGCGACACGCCCTATGACGCGCTCGCCGCCAACAAGTCGAGCCTGGCCTCCGTGGGCGTGCTCGCGGGCGGCTTTCCTCCGGATGACCTGCGCGCCGCGGGCTGCCGCACGCTGGTGAAGGACCCGGCGGCGCTGCTCGCGCGCTACGAGGCGTCCCGGCGCGAATGGCCCTGGAACGAGTCCGGCACCAGCCCAGTGGCCAAGGACGACGAGCGGCGCTGA